The stretch of DNA TTCCATTAATACTTTAACACATGGTTGATGGTTCTCCATTGAAGAGATGAATAAAAatagcaactttatttttcgAGCATATATAATGCTCAAAATCACTATTAACTTAACCAGAATTCCTATTCTATGAAGCACGGATTTACTCATGGTGCCGGCGTATCTGTGTCGGATGTGAATCCGACATCGACACGCGGTAGATACGTCAAACGAGTGTATCAGCGACGTGTCTTCTTGTGGTGTAGAATTTTGGTGAAGCGGTCACGAATCTGAATGAGTCCGACCCAATTTAGATGTTCATGAGACGAATTTTTCTGTTGAACTGCAAATCtgcaattgattttgtgattttatggCCCGATTaatcgattttttttaattttaaaatattttaaaataaaaacaaatcaaaatttaaatttaaaaataaagtaattaataaatcaaaacctaaatctaCTTATCATTTGTTTTTAGTGACTTACTtactcttattttaaaaattattataaaaatatgttatctagtcttatctcgtttacattaTAAATGAGATAACTATGAATGTATCCCTTTTacaatgtaaacgagatatatgaaatttgaaaaaatatacatatccCTTTTCAGTGTAGACGAGCTACATTCATAGttatttcgtttacactataaacgagatatgtgtatttataaatataaatatataatttttgaaattgttcTTACCTGGTTATTCCGAGGTATAACTCGTCCTCTGATAAGGTCGGCGGACTCCTGAAGTGGATCAAGGTATACTTCGGCAGCGGATGAACAATGAGggtgggtacctgcaaaggcactccgacgctcaagttagtGTTAAGTGGATGATAGATCTTAATTCAGAAAATCTGACGTACCTTTCTCGGCTTTCCTTATCTGCTTTATATTAGTGTAAATGGTCGACCGTTTTCCTTGGGTTGTAACGCCCAGGAAGAGGATTAATTGTAAATCCGACGTTATTGATTTAATGATTATTTATGGTCATGATGAAATCATCGGTTATGATCGGATTTTAGGTGTTACCGAGCTATAACTTGTAACCGATGTTTATTGGTCATATCACAGCCCCCAAGCTTGACCTGACTTTAAAGAGATAGGTTGAGCTTTTATGGTAGACGAGTTATAGCTCGGTACTCCGTGCCCCCAGATCAGCATATCTCTTTCAAAGTTACTTTTAGTAACTGAAAAGACTGGTCACTGTAATTATTATCTCAAATCTCGATACGTGTAAAATTTCAATCATTATTATCTCTAAATAGGTGCAAGTTCCAAGGCTTCTTTGTAACTGTTGAAAGTGTGCTTCATTTAATGGTGTTTGATTGCACCTTAAATTGAAGGAGTTAAGTAACTGAATGGTTTGCATTTTTCTTCCTGCAAGATACTGGAGGGTTTTATTCAGAGTCCTTTACACATTATGAGTACTAGAGGTTAGTAACACTACCCTTTCTGCGACTTTATCCTTACTTCTATTCTTCTGAATCAATAAGGAACGATGAGTGAGAAAAAGGGGAAATCGTTACCCAAGATTGGGGATGAAGAACTGTACGACTGGGTTGGGGAGGATGTCAAGATAAGGGCTTCGTTGTTTGTGGATAAGGATAGCGTTAATCAAGTTAGTGTAGCTAGGATAGTGAAACCTGGCTTTCGGTTGGAATTGCTGCCATGCAGCCGTTCCGATCGTGTTTTTCACAGAAAAAaggatttcgaaaatttctttatGTATACCTGTGTCTTAGAGGAGCTAAGGGTCCGGCTTCCGTTTAGTCAATCTGAATGTGATGTTCTGAAGCAAATGAACTGTGCCCCATCACAGGTTCATCCTAACGGCTGAGCGTTCATAAAGTGTTTTCAGGTtttaatggattttttggaaGTTAAACCAGAGCTGGAGctcttcttttccttatttcaagCTAAAGGGGTGTGGAAGGGTTTGTGGGTAAATTTAAACAGTACACCAGGTTTTTCGgttttcaaattatataaatcTTCCTTTAAAGATTTCAAGGAAATGTTTTTGAAGATTAAGCCAGTGGATGAGGATTTCCCGTTTTATTTAGATGAGCATCTTAGGGAAAAATTTCCCTTGTACTGGTGTTGCCAGCCGCAACAGATCTTAGGTCCTGAATTGATAACTATCCAGAACGAGTGTATTATATCTTTTCTGATTGAAATGGTGGATAAGGGGGGACTGATTTCTGTGTCCGAGTTGCTTCCTTTGGAAGATAACAAGTCGGCCATGGTGGATTATTTTGGTGAGGTTATTATGCTTTGTTTTGAGTAGTTTTGGATAGGATAATGTTTTTCTCTAATTGTTTGTTTTTGTATGTGTGCAGCTGGGAAATTTCCTGGAGTTTCAGCTTCTACCCTTAGGGCTCGGTTTAaatcaaaaaattttgaaggTTCATCTTCGAATGCTGAAAAAATGGATGTAGGGGGTGAAGTTGACCAGCCCCCACCTAAGAAAAAGGGGatagtttttaagaaaaggaAGACTGAGGTTGCTATTACTGTTGCGGAGCAAGACAAAGAGGGTGTGATTCAACTTGAGGACCTTTCTAGTTTCACTGTGAAACAGGATAAGCTTCATGCTTTTGATGACGGTGGAGATGGCTCTTCTGTTTGGGATCGAGGGTTTCCCTTTAATGTTGTTGCGGACGAGGTTGTCCAATGTTTCTCAGATATAGCACAGGTTGAAGAGGCTGGAGATGTGGGAGTTGATCAATTTCTTCAGGTTAGGTTTTCTATTTGACCTGTCTGACTTTGGCTGTTTATATTGTATGTTTTATGctcttaaatttataattttcagGTGTTGGGTTTTCGTTTGGCTTGTATAGGCCGAAGCcaagaaaagaaacacaaaaaatttgttACCGAGCTTGAGCAATGTGCTGTTTTGAAGGAACAGCTAAATTCAAAAGAGCTGGTCCTTGCCGAGTTAAGGAAGAATTTTTCTGATCTAGGATTTGAAGGCTGAGAAGGAAAGTCGTGAGAATGCTACCGagcttttgaaaaagaaagaaactgaGTTGGAAGAGGTGAATAAACGAGTTATTGACCTGACTGCGCGAATGAAGGAGTTTGAGGCGGGAAGAGAAGGTGACATTCTTGATGCCTTCGCAGAAGGTTTCGAACGTGCTTTGACTCAGGCGAAGTTTCTTATGCCCGATGGCGACTTTGCATCTATGGACCGAGTAAGGTGATTCGGGATGGTCAGCTTGTGGATGATGAAGAGGTGATTGAAGAAGGGGGGGATAATTTAGTTAACTAGCTTGGTTTGTGTAATCCTCAgttgttatttgttttttggGTGTGATGACCCAtgactgttttattttgtttgactGTTGTTTGTAATTAGGTTTTGTATGACCCTAATTACTCTGTCTGGTACCCATATGTGGGAATTTTAAACTGTATGCTTAATATGGCTTTGCATATTATCTGTTTCGTCTGTTGAGAGTTGTGGTTAATTTCTCTCATGATTGTTTAGCAGATTGAAACTGAGCTTAAAAGAGAATATTCTATCAAATAATGTAAATGAGTTTTATTCAAAGTAGTACCTTAACAACCTAACGTTGGCAAGctagcctcgttaaaacctcctTGAGCAAAAcccttttgggaaaaaatctcAAGTGAGGAAAAAGAGTACTAGCACTCTGCTGTGCCTTAACTGTAATATTGCTTTAAAGAATGAACATTCCAAGTACTTGGGATCTTAGTTCCATCCAAATGTTCTAGTCTGTAGGCTCCTCTCCCGAAGACTTCTAGTATGCGGTAGGGTCCGTCCCATGTTGCTGCGAGCTTCCCATGGGAAGATGGTCGGCGAGCTTCTTCTGTTTTCCTCAGCACCAGATCTCCGATATTGAAGGATCTTGGTTGAACTCATTTTGCATGTCTTCGGCGCAGTTGTTGCTGTAGAGCTTGGTGGCGAATGGCTGCTGTATTCCTGATTTCTTCTATTAAGTCAAGTTCTGCTCTGCGAGCTTGATCGTGATTCTCTGATATCGTTCGTAAGGATTGTTGCGAAACTTCCAGAGGAATCATAGCCTCAGATCCATAGACCAATCTGAATGGGGTTTCCTTTGTTGATGTATGTACTGTAGTATTGTATGACCATAAGATTTCTGGAACTAGCTCGGCCCAGAGCCCCTTAGCGTTGTCGAGCTTTTTCCTTAATGCGTGTAAGACGACCTTATTGGCGGCTTCAGCTAAACCATTAGATTGTGGGTGTTCGACGGATGAGAAATGATGATTTATCTTCAATTTCTgcaaaaaatctttaaaattatgaTCGGTAAACTGCCGACCATTGTCTGTGACAATATGTCGTGGGATTCCAAATCGGTATATGATGTATTTCCAAACAAAGGATATCATCTGATTGGATGTGATTCTTGCCAGGGGCTGTGCTTCGATCCATTTGCTGAAGTAATCGATAACAACTACTAGATACTTCATCTGTCCAGGTGCAGTGGGAAACGGGCCGAGGATGTCAATCCCCCACTGGTTAAATGGCCAACTTACTATAGACTGATGAAGATGCTCGGCTGGGATGTTAATGATTGGTGCGTGCTTTTGACATTGGTCACAAGTTCTAACCTTTTTTCTGCTATCCTCCCACAGACTCGGCCAGTAAAAACCTGCTCGAAGTATTTTCTGTGCCAGGCTTCTTGCCCCCGAGTGTATGCCACATATTCCTTCATGAGCCTCGGCTAAGACAAGATTAGCCTCACCCCTGTCCAAACATTTCAAAAGTGGTCGGGAGTACCCCCGCCTATATAAAACGTTATCCATTAATGTGAAAAAAGAAGCTTGTCGTCGAAATCTTTTTTTATCTGGGATCTCTTTCGGAAGAGAGCCATCTTTTAGATATTGAATGTAAGGCAGTTGCCAACTAGTTTCATTGACAGTGTTTAAAGTGTTAATGCTGTGTATGCTCGGCTTATCTAAAGTTGACTGTAATAACGTTGCTGTTTGTGACTGTGTAGTggctaattttgacaaaatgtCAGCCCTATGATTTTGGTCTCTGGGAACGTGGcgaatttctattttttgaaaaccCTTTACCAACTGCTGAACAAGTTCTAAGTATCTCAATAAAAGTTGATCTTTAGTTTGAAAGACCTGATTTACTTGTTGGACTACTAATAATGAATCACAATAAACCTTTAAGCTGGCAATGTGCAAATCAATTGCTAACCTGAGCCCTGCGACGAGGGCTTCGTATTCGGCCTGATTATTGCTGGCTTTGAAGGAGAACCGGAGAGAATGCTCAAGGATTATGCCTTCTGGACTTTCTAATAGTATTCCTGCCCCTGACCCTTGTGGGTTTGAAGCTCCATCCACGAACAAGATCCAATCAGGGCTCTGTTCATCCATACATGGTTGGGTAAGTTCGACCATAAAATCGGCTAAGTATTGGGATTTAATGGACCCTCTCGGTTGGTATTGGATGTCAAATTCAGAGAGCTCAATGGCCCATTTGATAAGTCTGCCTGCTAATTCTGGCTTCGAGAGGACTTGCCGAAGAGGTTGTTCAGTCTTGACAATGATGGTATGCCCCTGGAAATATGGTCGGAGCCGTCTCGAAGAGAAGACTAAGGCCAGCGTGAGCTTTTCCAACCGCGGGTAGCGAAGCTCGGCGCCTTGCAGTGATTTACTCACAAAATAGATCGGCTGTTGACCTTCCTGCGTTTCTGTTACAAGGACAGAACTTATTGCCATATCAGTAATAGACAAGTATATATACAATGGCTCATTATGCTTTGGTTTTTGTAAAACGGGTGGTTTTGAAAGGAATTGTTTTAAGTTTTGAAATGCAGCTTCACAGTTCTCGGTCCATTCAAAatgtttggtgttcttttttaAGCATCGGAAAAAGGTAAGAGACTTTGATGCCAAACAGGGTAGAAATATGGATAAGGCCGCGAGTCGTCCTGTTAGCTGTTGAACGTCCTTTATTGTTTTTGGACTTTGCATATCGAGGATCGCCTGACATTTTTCCGGATTTGCTTCGATTCCTCGGCTGGTGAGGATAAATCCAAGGAACTTTCCTCCGCGGACACCGAACGCACACTTTTCGGGATTTAATCTCATATTGTATCGtcggatctgagcaaaaatctcgGCTAGGTCATGAATATGAGAGTTGCTTGCCATGGTTTTGGCGAccatgtcatccacataaacttcgATATTCCGATCTATTTGGTTCTCGAAGACCTTGTTCATGAGTCGCTGATATGTCGCACCTGcattctttaaaccaaaagCCATAACATTATAGCAATAATTACCATATTCAGTTATAAAGGCAGTCTTTTCTTTGTCAGATGGATGCATGAGGATCTGGTTATAGCCAgaatatgcgtccatgaagcttAATGAACCATAACCGCAAGAATTGTCAACTAAAGTGTCAATGCAAGGCAAAGGATAAGCATCTTTAGGACAGGCCTTATTTAGGTCAGTAAAATCGACGCACATgcgtggtgcacgaatttgtgattcgcacaactaaccagcaagtgcactgggtcgtccaagtaataccttacgtgagtaagggtcgatcccacggagattattggtttgaaacaatcaatgtttattttattaatgactctcaggaggccaataaggttatttggatttaattgtaagaagtcaaagtatttaaaattgtaagaaaaataagagagaatcaAATCGTTACTTAgtgtgcagtaatgagaaatatgtcggagttttggagatgctttgtcctttgattTTCTACTTTTCCTTGGAgtcctcttcccacacgcatggttccttccatggcaagctctatgtagggtgtcaccgttgtcaatggctacttcccatcctctcagtgaaaacgttcctatgctctgtcacagcacggctaatcatctgtcgNctaacgcccagcaggttaaagtttgaagcacgtcacagtcattcaatcccggaatcctactcggaataccacggacaaggtttagactttccggattctcatgaatgccgccatcaatccggcttataccacgaagattctgattaaggaatctaagagatattcattcaatctgatgtagaacagaggtgattgtcaggcacacgttcatggattgaggaaggtgatgagtgtcacggatcatcaccttctccataattaagcgcgaataaatacaagataagtctctaaaagttgtttaaatagtaaactagtaacctaggtttacagaatatgagtaaactaagataattggtgcagagatccacttctggggcccacttggtgtgtgctggggctgggaCTAGAGTTATCCACGAGTTGAgacctttcttggagttgaacttcaagttataacgtgttttgggcgttcaactctggatcatgacgtttttctggcgtttaactccagacagcagcatgaacttggcgttcaacgccaagttacgtcgtctatcctcgctcaaagtatggactattatatatttctggaaagccctgaatgtctactttccaacgccgttaagagcgcaccaattgggctcctgtagctccagaaaatccatttcgagtgcagggaggtcaggatccaacagcatcagcagtcctttttcagcctaactcagatctttgctcagctccctcaatttcagccagaaaatacctgaaatcacagaaaaacacacaagctcatagtaaagtccagaaatatgatttttgcctaaagactaatattattctactgaaaactaattaaaacatgctaaaatctacatgaaattacccccaaaaagcgtataaaatatccgctcatcacaacaccaaacttaaactattgcttgtcctcaagcaactagatgaataaaataggttttaacagaaattaagaagtaataatattttagagttttaaatgaagctcagattcttatcagatgagcggggcttgtagctttttgtttctgaacagttttggcatctccctttatcttttgaatttcagaatgattggcatccttaggaactcagaattcagatagtattattgattctcctagtgtagtatattgattcttgaacacagttattttaCGAGTCtcggccgtggccctaagcactttgttttccagtattaccaccggatacataaatgccacagacatatgactaggtgaaccttttcagattgtgacctagctttgctagagtccccagtcagaggtgtccagagctcttgagcacactctttttgccgtggatcacgactttaaacactcagtctcaagtttgtaacttggacctgcatgccacaagcacatggttagggacagcttggtttagccgcttaggcctgNNNNNNNNNNNNNNNNNNNNNNNNNNNNNNNNNNNNNNNNNNNNNNNNNNNNNNNNNNNNNNNNNNNNNNNNNNNNNNNNttgatcctttttacccttgccttttggttttaagggctcaTGGCTTTTTCTAttgctccttcttttttttttttgtgactgctttttcttgcttcaagaatcaatttcatgatttttcagatcatcaataatatttttcgtgttcctcattctttcaggagccaatattcatcaaattcaaagtacaagttatgcactattcaagcattcattcagagaacaaaaaatattgccaccacacatagttaattataatttttattattaagaactcgaaaaatatagattacttctttattctaaaaaaaatctactactttattcatgccNNNNNNNNNNNNNNNNNNNNNNNNNNNNNNNNNNNNNNNNNNNNNNNNNNNNNNNNNNNNNNNNNNNNNNNNNNNNNNNNNNNNNNNNNNNNNNNNNNNNNNNNNNNNNNNNNNNNNNNNNNNNNNNNNNNNNNNNNNNNNNNNNNNNNNNNNNNNNNNNNNNNNNNNNNNNNNNNNNNNNNNNNNNNNNNNNNNNNNNNNNNNNNNNNNNNNNNNNNNNNNNNNNNNNNNNNNNNNNNNNNNNNNNNNNNNNNNNNNNNNNNNNNNNNNNNNNNNNNNNNNNNNNNNNNNNNNNNNNNNNNNNNNNNNNNNNNNNNNNNNNNNNNNNNNNNNNNNNNNNNNNNNNNNNNNNNNNNNNNNNNNNNNNNNNNNNNNNNNNNNNNNNNNNNNNNNNNNNNNNNNNNNNNNNNNNNNNNNNNNNNNNNNNNNNNNNNNNNNNNNNNNNNNNNNNNNNNNNNNNNNNNNNNNNNNNNNNNNNNNNNNNNNNNNNNNNNNNNNNNNNNNNNNNNNNNNNNNNNNNNNNNNNNNNNNNNNNNNNNNNNNNNNNNNNNNNNNNNNNNNNNNNNNNNNNNNNNNNNNNNNNNNNNNNNNNNNNNNNNNNNNNNNNNNNNNNNNNNNNNNNNNNNNNNNNNNNNNNNNNNNNNNNNNNNNNNNNNNNNNNNNNNNNNNNNNNNNNNNNNNNNNNNNNNNNNNNNNNNNNNNNNNNNNNNNNNNNNNNNNNNNNNNNNNNNNNNNNNNNNNNNNNNNNNNNNNNNNNNNNNNNNNNNNNNNNNNNNNNNNNNNNNNNNNNNNNNNNNNNNNNNNNNNNNNNNNNNNNNNNNNNNNNNNNNNNNNNNNNNNNNNNNNNNNNNNNNNNNNNNNNNNNNNNNNNNNNNNNNNNNNNNNNNNNNNNNNNNNNNNNNNNNNNNNNNNNNNNNNNNNNNNNNNNNNNNNNNNNNNNNNNNNNNNNNNNNNNNNNNNNNNNNNNNNNNNNNNNNNNNNNNNNNNNNNNNNNNNNNNNNNNNNNNNNNNNNNNNNNNNNNNNNNNNNNNNNNNNNNNNNNNNNNNNNNNNNNNNNNNNNNNNNNNNNNNNNNNNNNNNNNNNNNNNNNNNNNNNNNNNNNNNNNNNNNNNNNNNNNNNNNNNNNNNNNNNNNNNNNNNNNNNNNNNNNNNNNNNNNNNNNNNNNNNNNNNNNNNNNNNNNNNNNNNNNNNNNNNNNNNNNNNNNNNNNNNNNNNNNNNNNNNNNNNNNNNNNNNNNNNNNNNNNNNNNNNNNNNNNNNNNNNNNNNNNNNNNNNNNNNNNNNNNNNNNNNNNNNNNNNNNNNNNNNNNNNNNNNNNNNNNNNNNNNNNNNNNNNNNNNNNNNNNNNNNNNNNNNNNNNNNNNNNNNNNNNNNNNNNNNNNNNNNNNNNNNNNNNNNNNNNNNNNNNNNNNNNNNNNNNNNNNNNNNNNNNNNNNNNNNNNNNNNNNNNNNNNNNNNNNNNNNNNNNNNNNNNNNNNNNNNNNNNNNNNNNNNNNNNNNNNNNNNNNNNNNNNNNNNNNNNNNNNNNNNNNNNNNNNNNNNNNNNNNNNNNNNNNNNNNNNNNNNNNNNNNNNNNNNNNNNNNNNNNNNNNNNNNNNNNNNNNNNNNNNNNNNNNNNNNNNNNNNNNNNNNNNNNNNNNNNNNNNNNNNNNNNNNNNNNNNNNNNNNNNNNNNNNNNNNNNNNNNNNNNNNNNNNNNNNNNNNNNNNNNNNNNNNNNNNNNNNNNNNNNNNNNNNNNNNNNNNNNNNNNNNNNNNNNNNNNNNNNNNNNNNNNNNNNNNNNNNNNNNNNNNNNNNNNNNNNNNNNNNNNNNNNNNNNNNNNNNNNNNNNNNNNNNNNNNNNNNNNNNNNNNNNNNNNNNNNNNNNNNNNNNNNNNNNNNNNNNNNNNNNNNNNNNNNNNNNNNNNNNNNNNNNNNNNNNNNNNNNNNNNNNNNNNNNNNNNNNNNNNNNNNNNNNNNNNNNNNNNNNNNNNNNNNNNNNNNNNNNNNNNNNNNNNNNNNNNNNNNNNNNNNNNNNNNNNNNNNNNNNNNNNNNNNNNNNNNNNNNNNNNNNNNNNNNNNNNNNNNNNNNNNNNNNNNNNNNNNNNNNNNNNNNNNNNNNNNNNNNNNNNNNNNNNNNNNNNNNNNNNNNNNNNNNNNNNNNNNNNNNNNNNNNNNNNNNNNNNNNNNNNNNNNNNNNNNNNNNNNNNNNNNNNNNNNNNNNNNNNNNNNNNNNNNNNNNNNNNNNNNNNNNNNNNNNNNNNNNNNNNNNNNNNNNNNNNNNNNNNNNNNNNNNNNNNNNNNNNNNNNNNNNNNNNNNNNNNNNNNNNNNNNNNNNNNNNNNNNNNNNNNNNNNNNNNNNNNNNNNNNNNNNNNNNNNNNNNNNNNNNNNNNNNNNNNNNNNNNNNNNNNNNNNNNNNNNNNNNNNNNNNNNNNNNNNNNNNNNNNNNNNNNNNNNNNNNNNNNNNNNNNNNNNNNNNNNNNNNNNNNNNNNNNNNNNNNNNNNNNNNNNNNNNNNNNNNNNNNNNNNNNNNNNNNNNNNNNNNNNNNNNNNNNNNNNNNNNNNNNNNNNNNNNNNNNNNNNNNNNNNNNNNNNNNNNNNNNNNNNNNNNNNNNNNNNNNNNNNNNNNNNNNNNNNNNNNNNNNNNNNNNNNNNNNNNNNNNNNNNNNNNNNNNNNNNNNNNNNNNNNNNNNNNNNNNNNNNNNNNNNNNNNNNNNNNNNNNNNNNNNNNNNNNNNNNNNNNNNNNNNNNNNNNNNNNNNNNNNNNNNNNNNNNNNNNNNNNNNNNNNNNNNNNNNNNNNNNNNNNNNNNNNNNNNNNNNNNNNNNNNNNNNNNNNNNNNNNNNNNNNNNNNNNNNNNNNNNNNNNNNNNNNNNNNNNNNNNNNNNNNNNNNNNNNNNNNNNNNNNNNNNNNNNNNNNNNNNNNNNNNNNNNNNNNNNNNNNNNNNNNNNNNNNNNNNNNNNNNNNNNNNNNNNNNNNNNNNNNNNNNNNNNNNNNNNNNNNNNNNNNNNNNNNNNNNNNNNNNNNNNNNNNNNNNNNNNNNNNNNNNNNNNNNNNNNNNNNNNNNNNNNNNNNNNNNNNNNNNNNNNNNNNNNNNNNNNNNNNNNNNNNNNNNNNNNNNNNNNNNNNNNNNNNNNNNNNNNNNNNNNNNNNNNNNNNNNNNNNNNNNNNNNNNNNNNNNNNNNNNNNNNNNNNNNNNNNNNNNNNNNNNNNNNNNNNNNNNNNNNNNNNNNNNNNNNNNNNNNNNNNNNNNNNNNNNNNNNNNNNNNNNNNNNNNNNNNNNNNNNNNNNNNNNNNNNNNNNNNNNNNNNNNNNNNNNNNNNNNNNNNNNNNNNNNNNNNNNNNNNNNNNNNNNNNNNNNNNNNNNNNNNNNNNNNNNNNNNNNNNNNNNNNNNNNNNNNNNNNNNNNNNNNNNNNNNNNNNNNNNNNNNNNNNNNNNNNNNNNNNNNNNNNNNNNNNNNNNNNNNNNNNNNNNNNNNNNNNNNNNNNNNNNNNNNNNNNNNNNNNNNNNNNNNNNNNNNNNNNNNNNNNNNNNNNNNNNNNNNNNNNNNNNNNNNNNNNNNNNNNNNNNNNNNNNNNNNNNNNNNNNNNNNNNNNNNNNNNNNNNNNNNNNNNNNNNNNNNNNNNNNNNNNNNNNNNNNNNNNNNNNNNNNNNNNNNNNNNNN from Arachis duranensis cultivar V14167 chromosome 4, aradu.V14167.gnm2.J7QH, whole genome shotgun sequence encodes:
- the LOC107485744 gene encoding uncharacterized protein LOC107485744, which gives rise to MCVDFTDLNKACPKDAYPLPCIDTLVDNSCGYGSLSFMDAYSGYNQILMHPSDKEKTAFITEYGNYCYNVMAFGLKNAGATYQRLMNKVFENQIDRNIEVYVDDMVAKTMASNSHIHDLAEIFAQIRRYNMRLNPEKCAFGVRGGKFLGFILTSRGIEANPEKCQAILDMQSPKTIKDVQQLTGRLAALSIFLPCLASKSLTFFRCLKKNTKHFEWTENCEAAFQNLKQFLSKPPVLQKPKHNEPLYIYLSITDMAISSVLVTETQEGQQPIYFVSKSLQGAELRYPRLEKLTLALVFSSRRLRPYFQGHTIIVKTEQPLRQVLSKPELAGRLIKWAIELSEFDIQYQPRGSIKSQYLADFMVELTQPCMDEQSPDWILFVDGASNPQGSGAGILLESPEGIILEHSLRFSFKASNNQAEYEALVAGLRLAIDLHIASLKVYCDSLLVVQQVNQVFQTKDQLLLRYLELVQQLVKGFQKIEIRHVPRDQNHRADILSKLATTQSQTATLLQSTLDKPSIHSINTLNTVNETSWQLPYIQYLKDGSLPKEIPDKKRFRRQASFFTLMDNVLYRRGYSRPLLKCLDRGEANLVLAEAHEGICGIHSGARSLAQKILRAGFYWPSLWEDSRKKVRTCDQCQKHAPIINIPAEHLHQSIVSWPFNQWGIDILGPFPTAPGQMKYLVVVIDYFSKWIEAQPLARITSNQMISFVWKYIIYRFGIPRHIVTDNGRQFTDHNFKDFLQKLKINHHFSSVEHPQSNGLAEAANKVVLHALRKKLDNAKGLWAELVPEILWSYNTTVHTSTKETPFRLVYGSEAMIPLEVSQQSLRTISENHDQARRAELDLIEEIRNTAAIRHQALQQQLRRRHAK